In Uranotaenia lowii strain MFRU-FL chromosome 2, ASM2978415v1, whole genome shotgun sequence, one genomic interval encodes:
- the LOC129746163 gene encoding farnesol dehydrogenase-like, protein MDIAERMKQWQGKVAVVTGASGAIGAAVAKELVKAGMIVCALARRRDKVERLRASLFDVAGNLNCVECDITVEEDVKHAYGWIESIYGGVDLLVNNAGIVTKCLLTEKNNTKDLYTTMETNIIGLCLCTREAVKSMKARDVKGHIININSIFGHKVHQAVPGTRPLNGMYPASKYAVTAITECIRQELIYLESQVKVSSISPGLVEGDIVANHTAAGNDLVKYMPKLRPEDVAEAVLYAITTPENVQIHELVIKPMGEFL, encoded by the exons ATGGACATCGCCGAAAGAATGAAACAATGGCAGGGGAAAGTGGCCGTCGTCACAGGTGCTAGCGGTGCCATCGGAGCGGCCGTCGCCAAGGAACTTGTGAAAGCTGGAATGATCGTTTGTGCTTTGGCCAGAAGACGTGATAAGGTGGAAAGATTGCGAGCCAGCCTGTTCGATGTGGCGGGAAATCTCAACTGTGTCGAGTGTGACATCACAGTGGAAGAAGATGTTAAACACGCCTACGGATGGATTGAGAGTATTTACGGTGGAGTAGATTTGTTGGTCAACAATGCAGGAATAGTTACCAAATGCCTCCTGACCGAGAAGAACAATACCAAAGATCTGTACACAACTATGGAAACCAACATCATAGGTTTGTGCCTATGCACTCGAGAAGCTGTCAAATCGATGAAGGCCCGTGATGTGAAAGGTCacatcatcaacatcaacagTATATTCGGTCACAAAGTGCATCAAGCCGTCCCGGGAACGAGGCCACTCAACGGAATGTATCCGGCCTCTAAGTATGCTGTCACTGCAATCACAGAATGCATTCGCCAAGAGCTAATCTACTTAGAAAGCCAAGTGAAAGTGTCC AGCATCAGTCCGGGTCTGGTGGAGGGTGACATCGTGGCAAATCACACCGCAGCCGGGAACGACCTCGTCAAGTATATGCCCAAGCTGAGGCCAGAAGATGTGGCAGAGGCAGTTCTGTACGCCATCACAACGCCGGAAAATGTTCAA ATCCACGAGCTCGTCATCAAGCCAATGGGCGAATTTCTATAA